A genomic window from Candidatus Obscuribacter sp. includes:
- a CDS encoding DUF47 family protein, with protein MTVSDTSGHKKPKTLSAKIAWLTKRLFKRGMFEENIDFYGLLYAQSKVTLEGVEALEAWLATGASERCQIVRDLEHQADEQKIDLQKKLVDSFVTPMDREDLYDLSVRLDEVINAAKNAAREVEALNFCPRDDRLGQMAQTLTEGTRCLHNAFYNLSINLNEAAEQAKLARKSETRFEKIYRQGMRELFELNDFKTILRTVEVYRAMINTAHCIDIVAEKLHHTIVKIS; from the coding sequence ATGACAGTATCTGATACTAGCGGTCATAAAAAACCTAAGACTCTGAGTGCCAAAATTGCCTGGCTGACTAAGCGTCTCTTTAAACGCGGTATGTTTGAAGAAAATATCGATTTTTATGGTTTGCTCTATGCCCAGTCCAAAGTCACATTAGAAGGTGTCGAAGCTCTCGAAGCCTGGCTTGCTACTGGGGCTTCGGAGCGTTGCCAGATTGTGCGCGACCTGGAGCATCAGGCCGACGAACAAAAAATTGATTTGCAAAAAAAACTTGTGGATTCGTTTGTTACGCCAATGGACAGAGAAGACCTCTATGACCTATCGGTGCGTCTGGATGAAGTTATAAATGCCGCCAAAAATGCCGCCCGCGAGGTAGAAGCACTTAATTTTTGTCCGCGCGATGATCGTCTCGGGCAGATGGCGCAAACATTGACCGAAGGCACACGCTGTTTGCACAATGCTTTTTATAATTTGAGTATCAATCTCAATGAGGCTGCTGAGCAAGCAAAGCTTGCCCGCAAATCTGAGACCAGGTTTGAAAAAATCTACAGGCAAGGTATGCGTGAGCTCTTTGAACTCAACGACTTTAAAACGATACTGCGCACTGTCGAAGTCTACCGGGCCATGATCAATACTGCCCATTGTATTGATATAGTGGCCGAAAAATTGCACCATACCATCGTCAAAATAAGCTAA
- a CDS encoding inorganic phosphate transporter, producing the protein MSAGPIASRSLTPAQAVLLTALFEYLGALLGGSGVANSISGITSYPRGFSFMPVLAVALVAAISWNFFTRLIRVPSSSTHALVGGLIGALYGITGDFKYVILGDWGYMIHATGVVKVLITLFMSPLIGFFAGWFCLKLLILLLSGATARMHKVLRRLQWLVVPILAFGHGANDTQKVMGLLVLALACSPDSSYATTCFTAGSITSIPLWVRLLVGFAMVSGVVAMAPGIVKRVGSGIYKQRGLHSFVSELASAIVVGVGSATGGPVSASQVIASTVMGVGYAARRKGVHWLVAREMFMAWFLTIPCSGLLAYTLLSIFRALWPF; encoded by the coding sequence GTGTCTGCGGGTCCTATTGCATCGCGCTCTCTGACACCGGCGCAGGCTGTGTTATTAACTGCTTTGTTTGAATATCTGGGAGCCTTATTGGGCGGCTCCGGTGTTGCTAACTCTATTTCTGGTATCACCAGTTATCCCCGGGGATTTTCTTTTATGCCAGTGCTGGCGGTGGCACTAGTTGCCGCTATAAGCTGGAACTTTTTTACGCGGCTCATAAGAGTGCCATCAAGCTCTACCCACGCTCTTGTCGGTGGTCTGATTGGTGCCCTCTATGGCATCACTGGTGATTTTAAGTATGTGATTTTGGGTGATTGGGGTTACATGATCCATGCTACTGGTGTGGTCAAAGTATTAATCACTCTCTTTATGTCGCCTCTTATTGGCTTTTTTGCTGGCTGGTTTTGTCTCAAGCTTTTGATTTTGCTGCTAAGTGGTGCTACTGCTCGCATGCACAAAGTATTGCGCCGTCTGCAGTGGCTCGTTGTGCCAATACTGGCTTTTGGTCACGGTGCCAATGACACTCAAAAGGTGATGGGACTGCTAGTACTTGCTCTGGCTTGCAGTCCTGATAGTAGTTATGCCACGACTTGTTTTACTGCTGGTAGCATTACTAGTATTCCTCTCTGGGTGAGACTACTGGTTGGCTTTGCCATGGTATCGGGAGTGGTGGCAATGGCGCCGGGCATTGTCAAACGTGTTGGCTCTGGTATTTATAAGCAAAGAGGATTGCACTCTTTTGTCTCAGAGTTAGCCTCGGCAATAGTGGTCGGTGTTGGCTCAGCTACTGGCGGACCGGTATCGGCCTCCCAGGTCATTGCCTCGACTGTAATGGGTGTTGGCTATGCTGCTCGGCGCAAAGGGGTGCACTGGCTTGTCGCTAGAGAAATGTTTATGGCCTGGTTTTTGACAATACCTTGCTCTGGTTTGCTTGCCTACACGCTCTTGTCAATATTTAGAGCGCTCTGGCCCTTTTAA
- a CDS encoding S-layer homology domain-containing protein codes for MRADLARVAQLESAFKSGGRPLTDDQVTALANEYKSINGRLDKTMTPLPAVADKRAALEQRVSQGEASGVLSATQSADMKRELGRIASVESNFRASDNGLSDWEAMTINRDLDRLDSDLSRLLTAAPAPTASGAAAPFDTKGHWAESYVGQLTQRSIIGGFPDGSFKPDDGITRAQFAAIAVKALNLPQANGPAAFKDVAANYWGAKAIAAVSQAGLVTGFPDGTFKPEDKITRAQALVILAKALPAGIADVSILNSYQDGSQVPAWAAPSVAKAAKARILVSYPDPSAIRPNTNATRADVAALTYQTLINLGQKLPQIRVGLE; via the coding sequence TTGCGTGCTGATTTAGCTCGTGTCGCTCAATTAGAGTCCGCATTTAAAAGCGGTGGTCGTCCGTTAACAGATGATCAAGTGACTGCACTGGCTAATGAATACAAATCTATCAATGGACGACTGGATAAGACCATGACTCCTTTGCCAGCCGTTGCCGACAAACGTGCAGCTCTTGAGCAAAGAGTTAGTCAGGGTGAAGCCTCAGGCGTACTCAGTGCGACACAGTCTGCCGATATGAAGCGCGAACTAGGACGTATTGCCTCTGTCGAGTCAAACTTTAGAGCCTCTGACAATGGGCTGTCTGACTGGGAAGCTATGACTATCAACCGCGATCTAGATAGATTGGATAGCGATCTCTCTCGTTTGCTCACAGCTGCTCCCGCTCCCACCGCCAGTGGTGCGGCCGCGCCGTTTGATACCAAAGGTCACTGGGCCGAATCTTATGTCGGTCAATTGACTCAGCGTTCGATTATTGGCGGCTTCCCTGATGGTAGCTTTAAGCCAGATGACGGTATTACCCGCGCTCAGTTTGCCGCCATCGCCGTTAAGGCTCTCAATCTGCCTCAGGCCAATGGTCCAGCCGCGTTTAAGGATGTGGCTGCCAATTACTGGGGCGCTAAGGCCATCGCAGCTGTCAGTCAAGCTGGTCTGGTGACTGGTTTTCCTGATGGCACATTTAAGCCCGAGGACAAGATTACCCGTGCTCAAGCACTGGTCATCCTGGCCAAAGCATTGCCTGCTGGTATTGCCGATGTCTCTATCCTCAATAGCTACCAGGATGGTTCTCAGGTCCCAGCCTGGGCTGCTCCAAGCGTAGCTAAAGCGGCTAAAGCTCGTATCCTGGTGAGTTATCCAGATCCAAGCGCGATCAGACCAAATACCAATGCCACAAGAGCTGACGTGGCTGCTCTGACCTATCAGACTTTGATCAATCTTGGTCAAAAGCTGCCTCAAATAAGAGTTGGTCTGGAATAA
- the arsB gene encoding ACR3 family arsenite efflux transporter, translating to MSSANEDAKAIGFFERWLTVWVFLCIAVGVVAGQIFPAQFKILGSMEVARVNIPVGLLIWIMIIPMLLKIDFGAISQVRQHWKGMAVTVFINWAVKPFSMTLLAIIFIRHFFAPYLPQDQVDSYIAGLVILAAAPCTAMVFVWSQLTKGDPYFTLSQVAINDLIMVFAFAPIVGLLLGLSSIRVPWDTLLISVALYIVVPVILSQLWRKTILNTGQESLERLLAKLHPLSLLSLLLTLILLFGFQGQAIIKQPLIIAMLAVPILIQVYFNSTFAYLLNRFFKVPHSIACPSALIGASNFFELAVATAISLFGFDSGAALATVVGVLIEVPVMLSVVKIVNSTKNWYEMKAK from the coding sequence ATGAGCAGTGCAAACGAAGACGCAAAAGCTATCGGTTTTTTTGAGCGATGGCTAACTGTCTGGGTATTTTTGTGTATCGCCGTTGGTGTGGTAGCAGGTCAAATTTTTCCAGCTCAATTTAAAATTCTCGGCAGTATGGAAGTAGCCAGAGTCAACATTCCAGTGGGCTTGCTAATCTGGATAATGATTATTCCGATGCTTTTAAAAATTGACTTTGGTGCAATCTCACAGGTCAGACAGCACTGGAAAGGCATGGCAGTAACAGTTTTTATAAACTGGGCCGTCAAACCATTTTCGATGACATTACTGGCAATTATTTTTATACGCCACTTCTTTGCTCCTTATCTGCCACAGGACCAAGTCGATAGCTACATCGCTGGTTTAGTAATACTTGCTGCAGCTCCATGCACTGCCATGGTCTTTGTCTGGAGTCAGTTGACTAAAGGCGATCCCTACTTCACCCTCAGTCAGGTCGCAATAAACGACCTGATCATGGTATTTGCCTTTGCACCAATTGTTGGACTTTTGTTGGGGCTATCATCAATTCGAGTGCCCTGGGACACCTTGCTAATCTCAGTAGCGCTGTATATTGTCGTGCCGGTCATTTTGTCACAACTCTGGCGCAAAACAATTCTCAACACTGGACAGGAGTCTTTAGAAAGACTGCTAGCTAAATTACACCCGCTATCGCTGCTTTCACTATTATTGACGTTGATTCTCTTATTTGGCTTTCAAGGTCAGGCAATTATCAAACAGCCCCTTATTATCGCCATGTTAGCTGTGCCGATTTTGATCCAGGTCTATTTCAATTCCACATTCGCCTATTTGCTTAATCGCTTCTTTAAAGTACCGCATTCAATTGCCTGTCCCTCTGCACTAATTGGTGCTAGCAACTTTTTTGAATTGGCCGTGGCTACTGCTATCAGTCTCTTTGGCTTTGATAGTGGAGCAGCCCTGGCCACTGTTGTAGGCGTGCTAATTGAAGTACCGGTGATGTTATCCGTCGTCAAAATCGTAAACAGTACAAAAAATTGGTACGAGATGAAGGCTAAATAA
- a CDS encoding arsenate reductase ArsC, whose protein sequence is MAAAFLNQFADPHKARAISAGTEPANQVHDVVVAAMLEENIDLSRAKPQLLTQELAAGARLLVTMGCGENCPYVPGLERQDWPLPDPKGQSINEVRKTREEIKTKVIALLIALDALANQTQVT, encoded by the coding sequence ATGGCGGCGGCATTTTTAAATCAGTTTGCCGACCCGCATAAAGCGCGAGCAATATCAGCGGGCACAGAGCCAGCCAATCAGGTCCACGATGTGGTGGTAGCAGCCATGCTAGAAGAAAATATCGATTTAAGTCGAGCCAAACCGCAGCTGTTAACTCAAGAACTAGCAGCGGGCGCCAGGCTATTAGTGACAATGGGATGTGGCGAAAACTGCCCCTACGTGCCAGGACTTGAGCGTCAGGATTGGCCCTTACCGGATCCTAAAGGTCAGTCGATAAATGAAGTACGCAAAACCAGAGAAGAAATCAAAACTAAAGTAATCGCACTGCTCATCGCATTAGATGCGCTGGCAAATCAGACCCAGGTCACGTAA
- a CDS encoding glyoxalase/bleomycin resistance/dioxygenase family protein, translated as MKRFHAHVAVKDLNESIEFYSTFFDCAPTVVKSDYAKWMLDDPRINFAISTRGREPGLDHLGIQVDDGEELKQISLRLKQAQKPLLEQEQTTCCYAKSDKAWVHDPQGIAWESFYTTDSATTYGEDVDLPGQANSACCAPDADTQVSSIAVSIDKKSCSK; from the coding sequence GTGAAGAGATTTCACGCCCACGTGGCAGTTAAGGATTTAAACGAATCAATCGAGTTTTACTCAACGTTTTTTGATTGTGCTCCCACCGTGGTCAAGTCTGACTATGCCAAATGGATGCTCGACGATCCCCGCATCAATTTTGCCATCTCAACTCGTGGTCGCGAGCCAGGACTGGATCATCTGGGCATCCAGGTAGATGATGGAGAAGAGCTCAAACAAATATCACTCAGGCTAAAGCAAGCACAAAAGCCACTTTTGGAGCAAGAACAAACCACATGCTGCTATGCAAAATCAGATAAAGCATGGGTGCATGATCCGCAGGGCATCGCCTGGGAGAGTTTTTACACCACTGACTCCGCCACCACTTATGGTGAGGACGTTGACCTGCCTGGTCAAGCAAACTCGGCTTGCTGTGCCCCTGATGCAGACACTCAAGTATCGTCCATAGCAGTGAGCATCGACAAAAAGAGCTGTTCTAAGTGA
- a CDS encoding helix-turn-helix transcriptional regulator, with the protein MKTTQAVGALSALAQETRLEIFRLLVRKGATGMAAGALSEHFAMPPATMSFHLKELTTAGLITNRRASRSIIYAANYEQMQELISYLLENCCADNGGKC; encoded by the coding sequence ATGAAAACGACACAGGCAGTCGGCGCCTTATCAGCGCTGGCACAAGAAACACGACTCGAGATTTTTCGCCTGCTGGTACGCAAGGGTGCAACCGGCATGGCCGCTGGCGCACTCAGCGAACACTTTGCCATGCCACCAGCCACAATGTCATTTCATCTCAAAGAATTGACCACAGCTGGGTTGATTACAAACAGACGAGCCAGTCGCTCGATCATTTATGCAGCAAACTACGAACAAATGCAGGAGTTAATCAGTTATCTACTGGAAAACTGCTGTGCCGACAATGGAGGTAAATGCTAG
- a CDS encoding alpha/beta hydrolase produces MSGFASLKSVGRETYPLLRFYPDCTFPAQIMDNTAVFSKPHAPLLMIHGQKDHVISFANAKSLFEVAREPKEMLVLEQGRHVSFGNKGEWSCAIKNFIAKYKL; encoded by the coding sequence ATGTCTGGTTTTGCTTCTCTTAAGAGTGTGGGTCGCGAGACTTACCCTTTGCTCAGGTTTTATCCTGATTGCACTTTTCCCGCTCAGATTATGGATAACACAGCGGTCTTCAGTAAGCCTCATGCGCCGCTACTGATGATTCATGGTCAAAAGGACCATGTAATCAGTTTTGCTAATGCAAAAAGCTTGTTTGAAGTGGCCCGTGAGCCCAAAGAGATGCTTGTCTTAGAGCAGGGGCGTCATGTCAGTTTTGGCAATAAAGGCGAATGGTCTTGCGCCATCAAGAATTTTATTGCCAAATACAAACTCTAA